The following are encoded together in the Spirochaetota bacterium genome:
- a CDS encoding NADH-quinone oxidoreductase subunit M, giving the protein MDILGIPVLSFITFFPLIGVGAIILVPKGRDSAVRLIANAAALLEFFATLYLLAGFSVAAEGMQFIERAEWIPRVNAQYLLGIDGISLLLILLTSLLTFLATLSSWDAIRERLKEYYIFLLILETGMIGVFVSLDLVVFYVFWEVMLVPMYFLIGVWGGERRLYAAIKFFLYTLFGSVAMLVGILVLYSHYHTFDLMAMTEQGSYLAPAMQAWVFFAFFLGFAIKVPMFPFHTWLPDAHVEAPTAGSVILAGVLLKMGTYGFLRFSLPLFPGASRQFVVPIVVLALISIVYGALVSLMQKDMKKLIAYSSVSHMGFVVLGIFAFTPLALKGAVIQMINHGISTGALFLIVGVLYERRHTRLIAEFGGLSSRMPVYAAVFLIITMSSIGLPGLNGFIGEFMILMGTFTVNWVWAAIAATGIVLGAGYMLWLYQRVMFGKIENASNEAISDLNGRELATFLPLVLLAFVIGIYPAPFLRIIDKPVEKIVRIVNPGFYEAKTARDPGTSTPGSESARGGAR; this is encoded by the coding sequence ATGGATATACTGGGCATTCCCGTCCTCAGCTTCATCACCTTCTTCCCGCTCATTGGCGTCGGTGCGATCATCCTCGTGCCAAAGGGCCGGGACTCGGCGGTGAGGCTCATCGCGAACGCTGCCGCGCTGCTTGAATTTTTCGCGACCCTCTACCTCCTGGCGGGATTCAGCGTTGCGGCCGAGGGCATGCAATTCATAGAGCGCGCGGAATGGATCCCTCGCGTAAACGCACAGTATTTGCTGGGAATCGACGGTATCTCGCTCCTGCTCATCCTGCTTACCTCCCTGCTCACCTTTCTCGCCACGCTCTCTTCATGGGACGCGATCCGCGAGAGGCTTAAGGAATATTATATTTTCCTGCTCATCCTTGAAACGGGAATGATCGGCGTCTTCGTGTCGCTGGACCTGGTGGTTTTTTACGTATTTTGGGAGGTCATGCTCGTTCCCATGTATTTTCTGATAGGCGTATGGGGAGGGGAGCGAAGGCTCTACGCCGCGATCAAGTTCTTCCTGTATACGCTGTTCGGTTCGGTGGCGATGCTGGTCGGCATACTGGTGCTCTATTCCCATTACCACACCTTCGACCTTATGGCGATGACGGAACAGGGATCATACCTGGCCCCCGCGATGCAGGCGTGGGTCTTTTTCGCCTTCTTCCTGGGATTCGCGATCAAGGTCCCCATGTTCCCGTTCCACACGTGGCTTCCGGACGCGCACGTCGAGGCCCCGACGGCAGGTTCGGTCATTCTCGCGGGCGTGCTGCTGAAAATGGGGACGTACGGTTTCCTGCGTTTTTCGCTGCCGCTTTTTCCGGGGGCATCGCGGCAGTTCGTGGTGCCCATCGTGGTGCTCGCGCTCATATCGATCGTGTACGGCGCGCTCGTCTCGCTCATGCAGAAGGACATGAAAAAACTTATCGCCTATTCGTCGGTCTCGCATATGGGTTTCGTGGTCCTGGGAATTTTTGCGTTCACGCCCCTCGCGCTCAAGGGCGCCGTCATTCAAATGATTAACCATGGCATCTCGACGGGCGCGCTTTTTCTCATCGTGGGCGTTCTCTATGAAAGGCGGCACACCAGGCTCATCGCGGAATTCGGGGGACTGTCGTCGCGCATGCCGGTCTACGCGGCGGTATTTCTCATCATAACCATGTCGTCTATCGGACTCCCGGGACTGAACGGATTTATCGGGGAATTCATGATACTCATGGGTACCTTCACGGTAAACTGGGTTTGGGCAGCGATCGCGGCGACGGGGATCGTTCTGGGCGCCGGCTACATGCTCTGGCTCTACCAGAGGGTGATGTTCGGCAAAATAGAGAACGCCTCCAACGAAGCGATTTCTGATTTGAACGGCAGGGAGCTTGCGACGTTCCTGCCGCTGGTCCTTCTTGCGTTCGTCATTGGGATATACCCCGCGCCATTTCTCCGGATAATCGACAAGCCCGTTGAAAAGATCGTGCGCATTGTAAACCCCGGCTTTTACGAGGCTAAAACCGCCCGTGATCCCGGAACGAGCACGCCGGGCTCGGAATCCGCGCGCGGGGGTGCGCGCTGA
- a CDS encoding NADH-quinone oxidoreductase subunit L, producing MYFQLIPLFPLIGTLLNGIVGIRYFSNRTVHAIAAGSVGLSFLASVGSFIVLMGSEQSSFACTLFTWIPGIPVNLAGGSAVATLTAEFAFRYDALTAVMTLVVTGVGLLIHVYSIGYMAHDRSYARFFAYLNLFTFAMLILVLGANLAVMFIGWEGVGLCSYLLIGFWFEKESAATAGKKAFITNRIGDFGFILGIGVLVYYLGTIDMADISVAVGGGLLDKDVATVAALLLFLGATGKSAQIPLYTWLPDAMEGPTPVSALIHAATMVTAGVYMVARMHVLFTFSGTALTVVALTGAATAVYAASMGFVQNDIKRVLAYSTISQIGYMFIGLGVGAYAAGVFHLMTHAFFKSLLFLAAGSVIHALSGEQDMRKMGGLRTRIPSTYRVFLVGALAIAGIPGLSGFFSKDEILASAFASGNFAVWALGLTGAGMTAFYMFRLIFMTFYGRERMDPEAAHHVHESPGIILTPLRILAFFSVTAGLVGLPAVLGGGNWFARFLEPATGSHEFHLSHVTEVALMALSTGIALCGIGAAYLIYVRKEGVPARRLAEGMKRFYALVSRKYFVDEFYDRVIVGGMMKLGTLFGRFDLGIIDGAVNGAARLVRGLSSVSILTDTHVVDGAVNGVGRAHERVSALLRRLQTGYIYNYALAIALGLFIIMTLILMA from the coding sequence ATGTACTTCCAGCTTATACCCCTCTTCCCGCTTATCGGCACCCTATTAAACGGGATCGTCGGCATACGGTATTTTTCAAACAGGACCGTGCACGCGATCGCGGCGGGGTCGGTGGGATTGAGCTTTCTCGCATCGGTAGGGAGCTTCATCGTACTCATGGGGTCAGAGCAGTCCTCATTCGCCTGCACGCTGTTCACCTGGATCCCCGGGATACCGGTGAACCTCGCGGGCGGAAGCGCTGTCGCGACGCTGACCGCCGAATTCGCATTTCGATACGACGCCCTGACCGCGGTGATGACGCTGGTCGTCACCGGCGTGGGGCTTCTCATACACGTCTATTCGATCGGGTACATGGCGCACGACAGGAGCTATGCGCGTTTCTTCGCCTACCTGAACCTCTTCACCTTCGCGATGCTCATACTGGTGCTGGGCGCGAACCTTGCCGTGATGTTCATCGGCTGGGAAGGGGTAGGACTCTGTTCCTATCTCCTGATAGGTTTCTGGTTCGAAAAGGAATCCGCCGCGACCGCGGGGAAGAAGGCGTTCATCACCAACAGGATCGGGGATTTCGGATTCATTCTCGGGATTGGAGTGCTTGTCTATTATCTAGGCACGATCGATATGGCCGATATATCCGTCGCCGTGGGGGGCGGGCTCCTCGACAAGGACGTCGCCACGGTCGCGGCGCTCCTCCTTTTCCTTGGCGCTACCGGCAAGTCCGCGCAGATCCCGCTCTACACCTGGCTCCCCGACGCGATGGAGGGCCCCACGCCCGTGTCGGCGCTCATCCACGCGGCAACCATGGTGACCGCGGGTGTGTACATGGTCGCGCGAATGCACGTCCTGTTCACCTTTTCCGGGACTGCGCTTACCGTGGTCGCACTCACGGGCGCGGCCACCGCGGTGTACGCCGCGAGCATGGGCTTCGTCCAGAACGACATCAAGCGCGTGCTCGCATACTCCACGATTTCACAGATCGGCTACATGTTCATAGGCCTGGGGGTCGGGGCGTACGCGGCGGGCGTGTTTCACCTGATGACCCACGCTTTTTTCAAGAGCCTGCTCTTCCTCGCGGCGGGGAGCGTCATCCACGCCCTCTCCGGGGAGCAGGATATGCGGAAGATGGGCGGACTGCGCACGCGTATCCCCTCGACCTACCGCGTATTCCTGGTCGGGGCGCTCGCCATCGCGGGCATCCCGGGGCTGTCGGGATTTTTCTCGAAGGACGAGATACTCGCCTCGGCGTTCGCATCCGGAAATTTCGCGGTGTGGGCTCTGGGGCTCACAGGCGCGGGTATGACGGCCTTCTACATGTTCCGTCTTATCTTCATGACATTCTACGGCAGGGAGCGCATGGACCCGGAAGCCGCGCACCACGTGCACGAATCGCCGGGCATCATTCTCACCCCGCTGCGCATACTCGCATTCTTCTCCGTCACGGCGGGCCTTGTCGGCCTGCCCGCGGTCCTGGGCGGGGGAAACTGGTTCGCGCGATTCCTTGAGCCGGCGACCGGGTCGCATGAGTTTCACCTTTCCCATGTGACCGAGGTCGCATTGATGGCGCTCTCTACCGGAATTGCGTTATGCGGCATTGGAGCAGCGTATTTGATCTACGTGAGAAAAGAGGGCGTCCCCGCGCGAAGGCTCGCGGAGGGAATGAAGCGCTTCTATGCGCTGGTCAGCCGGAAATACTTCGTCGATGAATTCTACGACCGCGTGATCGTCGGCGGTATGATGAAACTGGGTACGCTGTTCGGAAGGTTCGACCTGGGGATCATCGACGGTGCCGTGAACGGGGCCGCGCGCCTGGTGCGCGGGCTCTCGTCGGTTTCCATTTTGACCGATACGCACGTGGTAGACGGCGCGGTGAACGGCGTCGGCCGTGCGCACGAACGTGTATCGGCTCTGCTCAGACGGCTTCAGACCGGGTACATATATAACTACGCCCTGGCGATCGCCCTGGGTCTTTTCATCATCATGACATTGATACTGATGGCGTAA
- the nuoK gene encoding NADH-quinone oxidoreductase subunit NuoK, producing the protein MIPISHILGLGLTLFAIGLAGVLARKNLVTILMSAELMLNGVNVILAGYGHHMKSPTGSIFALFVIMVAVSEAAVGFALMLSYFRQKPTCNLDEINDLKG; encoded by the coding sequence ATGATACCAATTAGCCATATCCTGGGCCTGGGGCTCACCCTTTTCGCGATCGGTCTCGCGGGCGTGCTCGCGCGCAAGAACCTGGTGACGATCCTCATGTCGGCGGAGCTCATGCTGAACGGCGTGAACGTCATCCTCGCCGGGTATGGTCACCACATGAAGTCGCCGACGGGTTCGATATTCGCCCTTTTCGTCATCATGGTTGCGGTATCGGAGGCGGCGGTAGGGTTCGCGCTCATGCTCTCGTACTTCAGGCAGAAGCCGACCTGCAATCTTGACGAAATCAACGACCTCAAGGGATAG
- a CDS encoding NADH-quinone oxidoreductase subunit J — protein sequence MPHLRDPVFKGVPAFNDRQGHIVFRPRAHVRGFRPSGPISRGERRGMNQIVFFFFGAVAVVSAIIVVTHRNPMHSVLYLSFSVLACSGVFFSLQADFLGAIQIIVYAGGIVVLYTFVIIIINLNELQQEKRRLFPRIFLVLMPVALLAEIGYVMFSNGTAIREVAHSGLTLEALARQLLATYVVPFEIASVLLLAVLIGSIIIARKWVIDDTN from the coding sequence ATGCCCCACCTCCGCGATCCGGTTTTCAAGGGAGTTCCGGCTTTCAACGACAGACAAGGGCACATTGTTTTTCGACCTCGCGCACATGTACGAGGATTTCGACCTTCAGGCCCGATTTCACGGGGGGAAAGAAGAGGTATGAACCAGATCGTGTTCTTTTTTTTCGGGGCAGTCGCCGTGGTCTCCGCGATTATCGTGGTCACGCACCGCAACCCCATGCACAGCGTGCTCTACCTTTCCTTCAGCGTGCTGGCCTGCTCGGGGGTGTTTTTTTCCCTCCAGGCGGATTTCCTGGGTGCGATCCAGATCATCGTGTACGCGGGTGGGATCGTGGTCCTGTATACCTTCGTCATTATCATCATCAACCTGAACGAGCTTCAGCAGGAAAAAAGAAGGCTCTTCCCGAGGATATTTCTGGTGCTCATGCCCGTCGCGCTCCTCGCGGAGATCGGCTATGTCATGTTCAGCAATGGAACGGCCATTCGTGAGGTCGCGCATTCGGGGCTTACCCTCGAGGCCCTCGCGCGCCAGCTTCTGGCGACCTACGTGGTACCGTTCGAGATCGCGAGCGTCCTGCTCCTCGCGGTGCTTATCGGCTCGATAATAATCGCGCGCAAGTGGGTGATCGATGATACCAATTAG
- a CDS encoding NADH-quinone oxidoreductase subunit I: MEVARSAFTREYHGDRADQEPGMILDFLKKILLVDILKGLAITLKFYFSPKVTFQFPERVKTPRARFRGILRLHRDEQGEPLCIACRLCQRTCPEDCFDIEGKKTDRMRPVKFDWKLYRCTFCGLCVEVCPTSAIRFSREFRLSTTDKGTLFFDLAHMYEDFDLQARFHGGKEEV; encoded by the coding sequence ATGGAAGTGGCTCGTTCCGCTTTCACTCGCGAATATCATGGTGATCGCGCTGATCAGGAGCCTGGGATGATACTTGATTTCCTGAAAAAAATACTGCTTGTGGACATTTTAAAAGGGCTGGCGATAACCCTGAAATTCTATTTCAGCCCCAAGGTGACCTTCCAGTTTCCCGAGCGCGTGAAGACGCCGCGCGCGCGATTCCGGGGAATACTGCGCCTTCACCGGGACGAGCAGGGCGAGCCGCTCTGCATCGCGTGCAGGCTCTGCCAGAGGACGTGTCCCGAGGATTGTTTCGACATCGAGGGGAAGAAGACGGACAGGATGAGGCCCGTAAAGTTCGATTGGAAGCTTTACCGCTGCACCTTCTGCGGGCTGTGCGTTGAGGTATGCCCCACCTCCGCGATCCGGTTTTCAAGGGAGTTCCGGCTTTCAACGACAGACAAGGGCACATTGTTTTTCGACCTCGCGCACATGTACGAGGATTTCGACCTTCAGGCCCGATTTCACGGGGGGAAAGAAGAGGTATGA
- the nuoH gene encoding NADH-quinone oxidoreductase subunit NuoH, with product MSAFVIEEIIIPILRSAAVALFPLVMTVVMIWMERRVIALIQLRIGPNRVGFQGVLQPIADAIKLFFKEDIAHRGVDRSLFNISPILSLFTSLLAFSFVPLGDSVHVFGHTINLWVAESPVGLLLTLGISSISVFGVIFGGWSSNSKYPLLGGLRSVVQVLSYEIPIVLTVLSIVFFSHSISLVDIVESQRTGGMWYGFYLPVSFIVFWISSVAETNRAPFDLPEAESELVAGFHTEYSGMKFAYYYIAEYTHMVLASSLVVILFFGGWLPPFPNVEFLSFLHYVPGFVWYLAKIMFFLYAFIWIRATFPRYRFDELIRLAWKWLVPLSLANIMVIALIRSLG from the coding sequence ATGAGCGCGTTCGTCATCGAAGAAATAATCATTCCGATACTCAGGTCGGCGGCCGTCGCGCTTTTTCCGCTGGTGATGACCGTGGTCATGATCTGGATGGAGCGCAGGGTGATCGCCCTTATCCAACTGCGCATCGGACCCAACAGGGTCGGCTTCCAGGGCGTGCTCCAGCCCATCGCCGACGCCATCAAGCTCTTCTTTAAAGAGGACATCGCGCATCGCGGGGTGGACCGGTCGCTCTTCAATATTTCGCCCATTCTCTCGCTCTTCACCTCGCTCCTGGCCTTCAGCTTCGTGCCGCTGGGCGACTCGGTGCACGTGTTCGGCCATACGATCAATCTCTGGGTGGCGGAAAGCCCCGTAGGCCTTCTCCTCACGCTGGGGATTTCCTCGATATCCGTGTTCGGCGTGATATTCGGGGGCTGGTCATCCAATTCGAAATACCCGCTCCTGGGCGGACTCAGGTCGGTCGTGCAGGTGCTGAGCTACGAGATCCCGATCGTGCTCACGGTGCTCTCGATAGTGTTCTTCAGCCACTCGATCAGCCTGGTGGATATCGTCGAGTCGCAGAGAACCGGCGGCATGTGGTACGGATTCTACCTCCCGGTGTCGTTCATCGTCTTCTGGATATCGTCGGTGGCCGAGACGAACAGGGCGCCCTTCGACCTGCCGGAGGCCGAATCGGAACTCGTGGCCGGCTTTCACACCGAATACTCCGGCATGAAATTCGCGTACTACTATATCGCCGAGTACACGCACATGGTGCTTGCCTCATCGCTCGTGGTGATACTATTCTTTGGCGGCTGGCTTCCCCCGTTCCCCAACGTGGAGTTCCTGTCGTTCCTCCACTACGTGCCGGGATTCGTCTGGTACCTGGCGAAAATCATGTTCTTCCTCTATGCGTTCATCTGGATCAGGGCGACGTTTCCCCGGTACCGGTTCGATGAGCTGATACGCCTGGCATGGAAGTGGCTCGTTCCGCTTTCACTCGCGAATATCATGGTGATCGCGCTGATCAGGAGCCTGGGATGA
- a CDS encoding NADH-quinone oxidoreductase subunit D, protein MGPQHPSTHGVLHLELAVDNEIVTRVKPFLGYLHRGIEKICEHRTYHQITPLTDRLDYLAAISNNLAYVLTVEKLAGLEVPRRAQYIRVILTELQRIASHLAWMGFFANDIGAMSVLLYGFAKREDILEIFEEYIGARLTVHALRIGGVPNDFDGTITDMIRACLESLPKRLEEIEGLLSENRIWLHRTKGIGVISGSDAIEFGLTGPVLRASGVEWDIRKDIPYSSYEDFEFDVPLGTRGDVYDRYTVRLGEIRQSARIIRQALDKMPEGDIRATVPRVLKIAPGEIFHSIEAPKGELGFYIKSNGTDKPERVKIKVPSFINMHSLELMCTGSLFADVVGILGSLDIVLGEIDK, encoded by the coding sequence ATGGGACCGCAGCACCCCTCGACGCACGGGGTGCTTCACCTGGAGCTGGCGGTCGACAACGAGATCGTGACCAGGGTCAAGCCCTTCCTGGGATACCTGCACCGCGGTATCGAGAAGATTTGCGAGCACAGGACGTACCACCAGATCACGCCGCTCACCGACAGGCTCGACTACCTCGCGGCGATATCGAACAACCTCGCCTATGTCCTTACCGTGGAAAAACTGGCGGGCCTGGAGGTGCCCCGGCGCGCGCAGTACATCCGCGTGATTCTCACCGAGCTGCAGCGCATCGCCTCGCACCTGGCCTGGATGGGATTTTTCGCGAACGATATCGGTGCCATGTCCGTGCTCCTGTACGGCTTCGCGAAGCGCGAGGACATCCTTGAAATCTTCGAGGAATACATAGGGGCGCGGCTCACCGTGCATGCGCTGCGCATTGGCGGAGTGCCTAACGATTTCGACGGAACGATCACGGACATGATTCGCGCCTGCCTGGAATCGCTCCCGAAACGCCTTGAGGAGATCGAGGGGCTCCTGAGCGAAAACCGGATATGGCTTCACAGGACGAAGGGGATCGGCGTGATATCGGGATCGGACGCGATCGAGTTCGGGCTCACGGGCCCGGTGCTCAGGGCCTCGGGCGTGGAATGGGACATCCGCAAGGACATCCCCTACTCGTCGTACGAAGATTTCGAATTCGACGTGCCGCTCGGCACGCGCGGCGACGTGTACGATCGCTACACGGTGAGGCTCGGGGAAATAAGGCAGAGCGCGCGGATCATCCGCCAGGCGCTCGACAAAATGCCGGAAGGCGATATCCGCGCCACGGTGCCGCGCGTGCTGAAAATAGCGCCCGGTGAGATATTCCACAGCATCGAGGCGCCCAAGGGCGAGCTGGGTTTCTACATCAAGTCCAACGGCACGGACAAGCCCGAGCGCGTGAAGATCAAGGTCCCGTCCTTCATCAACATGCATTCCCTGGAACTCATGTGCACGGGGAGCCTTTTCGCGGACGTCGTGGGCATACTGGGTTCGCTCGACATCGTGCTCGGGGAAATCGACAAATGA
- a CDS encoding NADH-quinone oxidoreductase subunit C — protein MMEDLESSPVLTRVHDALAARYPESLSEWTFEKGELTAIVRSDALVEVLVCLKGELGFIALNDMIGLDNMNIGDGRKRFSVLYQLYRFPAADRIRLRVDIGEGETLPSIYFLYRSSDWAEREIYDMFGIVFKGHPDLRRIYMPEEFDGHPLRKDFPLEGRNP, from the coding sequence ATGATGGAAGATTTGGAAAGCTCCCCGGTTTTAACAAGGGTGCATGACGCGCTCGCGGCGCGTTACCCGGAGAGTCTGAGCGAATGGACGTTCGAAAAAGGCGAGCTGACCGCGATCGTGCGGAGCGACGCCCTGGTCGAGGTACTGGTCTGCCTGAAAGGGGAGCTCGGTTTCATCGCGCTCAACGACATGATCGGTCTCGACAACATGAATATCGGCGACGGCAGGAAGAGGTTTTCCGTCCTCTACCAGCTGTACCGATTCCCGGCGGCGGACCGCATCCGCCTGCGAGTCGATATCGGCGAGGGAGAGACTTTGCCGTCCATCTATTTCCTCTACCGCTCGTCCGACTGGGCGGAGAGGGAAATCTACGACATGTTCGGGATCGTCTTCAAGGGGCACCCGGACCTGCGCCGAATTTACATGCCCGAGGAGTTCGACGGACATCCCCTGCGCAAGGACTTTCCGCTCGAGGGGAGAAACCCGTGA
- a CDS encoding NADH-quinone oxidoreductase subunit B — MSGGPLTEKRPEQSFILTKLDSFITWAQKNSLWPFGSGLACCAMEMIATAASHYDIARFGMELFRASPRQADLFIVSGTVTNKMAPVIRRLWEQMPDPKWVVAMGNCAISGGPFPSYSVLQGVDKVIPVDVYVAGCPPGPQALLDGLILLQEKISREHPTQVMFKARY, encoded by the coding sequence ATTTCAGGAGGTCCTTTGACTGAGAAAAGGCCGGAACAGTCCTTCATCCTCACGAAGCTGGACTCCTTCATAACCTGGGCGCAGAAAAACTCGCTCTGGCCGTTCGGCTCCGGGCTGGCGTGCTGCGCCATGGAAATGATCGCGACGGCGGCCTCCCATTACGATATCGCGCGCTTCGGCATGGAGCTATTCCGGGCGTCCCCGCGGCAGGCCGACCTCTTCATCGTGTCGGGCACGGTTACCAACAAGATGGCGCCGGTTATCAGGCGCCTGTGGGAACAGATGCCGGACCCGAAGTGGGTGGTCGCGATGGGTAATTGCGCGATATCGGGGGGCCCGTTCCCGTCGTACTCCGTCCTCCAGGGGGTCGACAAGGTCATACCGGTGGACGTGTACGTCGCCGGCTGTCCGCCGGGGCCGCAGGCGCTCCTGGACGGGCTCATCCTTCTTCAAGAGAAGATTTCGAGGGAACATCCCACGCAGGTCATGTTCAAGGCGAGGTATTGA